One window of the Chryseotalea sp. WA131a genome contains the following:
- a CDS encoding Fic family protein, with protein MKDSAENPYNKLPVLPPKREKIETVKVLRQLVKSSVALAELKGLAPTLPNPSILLNAVILKEARASSEIENVITTQDKLYQALSAKGIEPDPATKEVLRYREAALFGFNFIKQKGFLSTNAIINIQKILEENNAGIRKLPGTALRNASTNKVIYTPPDDHEIILKLLKNLEEYINEQNDISPLIKMAVQHYQFESIHPFYDGNGRTGRIINILQIILSDLLESPILYLSEYIIQNKAEYYRLLQEVRTKDKWEDWILYMLKGVEQTSLETIEQIKAIQKLFISTQEKVKKEASKAYDKELIEILFEHPYCKTEILTTRMKISRITASKYLKQLEDIGILKSKQVWKETLYINTKLFELLMK; from the coding sequence ATGAAAGATTCTGCTGAAAACCCCTATAACAAACTACCTGTACTACCCCCTAAACGGGAAAAAATTGAAACCGTGAAGGTGTTGCGGCAGTTGGTGAAATCATCTGTTGCTTTAGCAGAGTTAAAGGGGTTGGCTCCAACCTTACCCAATCCTTCCATTCTATTAAATGCTGTTATTCTTAAAGAAGCGAGAGCCAGCTCCGAAATTGAAAATGTAATCACCACGCAAGACAAACTATATCAGGCACTCTCTGCTAAAGGCATAGAACCTGATCCGGCCACAAAAGAAGTGTTGCGCTATAGAGAGGCCGCACTCTTTGGCTTTAATTTCATTAAGCAAAAAGGTTTTTTAAGCACGAATGCAATCATCAACATTCAAAAAATTCTGGAAGAAAATAATGCCGGCATCCGAAAACTTCCGGGTACCGCGCTAAGAAATGCCTCTACCAACAAAGTCATCTATACTCCACCCGATGACCACGAAATAATTTTAAAACTCTTAAAGAATTTAGAGGAGTATATAAATGAGCAAAATGATATCTCACCTCTTATCAAAATGGCAGTTCAGCATTATCAGTTTGAGAGCATCCATCCGTTCTATGACGGCAATGGTCGAACAGGAAGAATCATTAACATACTGCAAATCATACTTAGTGATTTATTAGAAAGTCCTATCCTATATCTAAGTGAGTACATCATTCAAAATAAAGCAGAATATTATCGTCTTCTTCAGGAAGTTCGTACAAAAGATAAATGGGAAGATTGGATTCTGTATATGTTAAAAGGCGTGGAGCAAACCTCCCTTGAGACAATCGAACAAATTAAAGCCATTCAAAAACTGTTCATCAGCACACAGGAAAAGGTAAAGAAGGAAGCTTCCAAAGCGTACGATAAAGAATTAATCGAGATTTTATTTGAGCACCCTTACTGTAAAACTGAAATTTTAACTACCCGCATGAAGATATCTCGCATTACAGCATCTAAATATCTTAAACAACTCGAAGACATTGGTATTCTAAAGTCAAAACAAGTTTGGAAAGAAACCCTTTATATCAACACCAAACTATTTGAGTTACTAATGAAGTAG
- a CDS encoding putative toxin-antitoxin system toxin component, PIN family, which produces MKIDKVFVFDTNSIVSAHLIAGSVSDQAFQKALRLGAIAISETTMIELVDVLYRKKFDKYFNEEQAREKLIQKIEEYAVTFSPSEKITVSIDPDDNMFLELDVASQASCIISGDPHLHALNPFREIPILSASDFLKVF; this is translated from the coding sequence ATGAAGATTGACAAAGTCTTCGTATTCGATACTAATTCAATAGTTAGCGCCCACCTTATCGCTGGTTCTGTAAGTGACCAGGCTTTCCAAAAGGCATTGCGATTAGGCGCAATTGCTATTTCAGAAACAACCATGATTGAACTTGTGGACGTATTGTACCGCAAAAAGTTTGACAAATATTTTAACGAGGAACAAGCCCGTGAAAAACTCATCCAAAAAATAGAAGAGTATGCGGTAACTTTTTCTCCTAGTGAAAAAATCACAGTCAGCATTGACCCAGACGATAACATGTTTTTGGAACTTGATGTTGCCTCTCAAGCTTCGTGCATTATTTCAGGTGACCCTCATTTGCACGCTCTCAATCCCTTCAGAGAAATTCCAATTTTATCTGCATCTGATTTCTTGAAGGTATTTTGA
- a CDS encoding MGMT family protein, with amino-acid sequence MPKSKPEKKHNFFEDVYEVVKLIPKGRVTSYGAIAKYLGTGMSARMVGWAMNAAHGLGIAAHRVVNSKGLLTGRHHFTPPNSMQKSLEKEGVKVKKHQVQDFEKRLWDPRKELL; translated from the coding sequence ATGCCAAAATCCAAACCCGAAAAGAAGCACAACTTTTTTGAGGACGTATATGAAGTGGTGAAGTTGATTCCGAAGGGCCGTGTTACGAGCTATGGTGCGATTGCCAAATACCTTGGCACCGGCATGAGCGCGCGTATGGTGGGATGGGCGATGAATGCGGCCCATGGCCTAGGTATTGCTGCACACCGAGTGGTCAATTCAAAAGGACTGTTGACTGGCCGGCATCACTTCACGCCACCAAATTCGATGCAAAAGAGTTTGGAAAAAGAAGGAGTGAAAGTGAAGAAACATCAAGTACAAGATTTTGAAAAGAGACTTTGGGATCCGAGGAAGGAGTTGCTTTAA
- a CDS encoding DUF3667 domain-containing protein, translating to MMDELGKSIPISEGMVDAEQGGERKQPNEFCLNCGTKLLDTFCHHCGQKDIPQRQTLGELWTNFISSFWSYEGKFFRTTKYLVTKPGFLAEEYCAGKRESYYHPARMYVFISFVFFFAFFSVADFEEEKKTEKDKVELSEKDKKEIADNTKKGLDQVVKFTGDSSFVALSDSVQKQVNASLDTTKSKKKKQSGASFNFDDVAEYKTIEAYDSIQLTKPEADRDNWFVRLVSKQVINVRNKYGEDSERLGEEFLAAFKDNFSKVLFYLLPFFALLLKLLYIRRGYYYSEHLVFSIYYYNFFYLAGTLQIMVGLLPWLAWTSTFIGFWIVLYLLFAMKRMYKQSWRKTILKYLVFGFLFIILVAIAFAISAFVVFLSI from the coding sequence ATGATGGATGAATTAGGAAAATCGATACCCATCTCGGAGGGAATGGTAGATGCCGAACAAGGTGGGGAGCGCAAGCAGCCCAATGAGTTTTGCTTGAACTGTGGAACAAAATTGCTCGATACCTTTTGCCATCATTGCGGTCAAAAGGATATTCCACAGCGGCAAACGCTAGGCGAGCTCTGGACAAATTTCATTTCATCGTTCTGGAGTTACGAAGGGAAATTTTTCCGCACGACCAAATACCTAGTTACAAAACCAGGGTTTTTAGCTGAAGAGTATTGTGCCGGCAAGCGCGAAAGCTATTACCATCCCGCCCGCATGTACGTGTTCATCAGCTTTGTGTTCTTCTTCGCCTTTTTTTCCGTTGCAGATTTTGAAGAAGAAAAAAAAACTGAAAAGGACAAAGTTGAACTCAGTGAAAAAGACAAGAAAGAAATTGCCGATAATACAAAGAAAGGTTTGGATCAAGTTGTAAAATTTACGGGCGATTCCTCATTTGTTGCCCTGAGTGATTCCGTCCAGAAGCAGGTAAATGCCAGCTTAGATACCACTAAGTCAAAAAAGAAAAAGCAAAGCGGTGCAAGTTTCAATTTCGATGATGTAGCAGAATACAAGACGATTGAAGCATATGACTCCATTCAGCTGACCAAGCCAGAGGCAGACCGCGACAATTGGTTTGTTCGGCTTGTTTCAAAACAAGTCATTAATGTACGAAACAAGTATGGCGAAGATTCAGAAAGATTGGGTGAAGAATTTCTTGCTGCCTTCAAGGACAATTTTTCCAAGGTGCTGTTCTATTTGCTTCCTTTTTTCGCACTACTGCTCAAGTTGCTGTATATCCGCAGGGGATACTACTATAGCGAACACCTGGTATTCTCGATTTACTACTACAACTTCTTTTACCTAGCCGGCACCTTGCAAATAATGGTAGGACTTTTGCCTTGGCTTGCATGGACGAGCACGTTTATAGGGTTTTGGATTGTACTGTACTTGTTGTTCGCCATGAAGCGCATGTACAAACAAAGCTGGAGGAAAACTATTTTAAAATACTTAGTCTTTGGTTTTTTATTCATCATCTTGGTAGCAATTGCTTTTGCAATTAGTGCTTTTGTAGTGTTCTTATCGATTTAA
- a CDS encoding VWA domain-containing protein: MQRLQFEHSPLFILLCLAVGVGYAFVLYQSKSPWSKRANQVLFGLRAGLVTLLCFLLIGPILKLITNQVEKPSYVFLIDNSKSISEILDSTRLIKIKSDLEQAADALKQQGFEVKWKSLSNQSESFLFNQSQSDLTSALRETLADYEGKNLSGITLVSDGLYNSGTSPLYTPLSVAVNTVGIGDTTARADLILKNVEYNKIAYQGNKFPIRAEVLIQNLPNQNISIRILKNGKVIEQQTKNSETKTVLAIDFLLEASEKGMQRLEVVVDALSTESNLKNNRVSIFVEVAEGKKKVLLVAPSPHPDIKAIRAVVDKNSNYEFILHIPGVAEAEAAMLKPTAVELAIFYQAVDVFGKTTSLLQQFLKSKTSVWIILGNQSNLRQLSANTVPLAFDNLGQTDEVTPIINQSFRDFSFQENSNGIFARYPPAEVPFGKFSFPSTANILLYQRIGSVATDRPLLFTWIDENRKLAALVGEGIWKWRLHEFSTTEKTEMFDDVFLKLIQYLSTQEDKRKFRCFPVQNEFLESQSVTLESQVYNDLYETIYGNKIEIELKDETGNTTRYDYVTSPGGVRYQIGGLKEGVYQYKASTQINNQREEVRGQFLVTAATLEEQNLTADFGLLRKLSQANEGKFYQANNLAALNNDFQKLEAKSLIHSDESFNPLINLKWFFFLLLLVVSGEWFLRKYWGGY, encoded by the coding sequence GTGCAACGCCTACAATTTGAACATTCGCCATTATTTATCCTTCTCTGCTTGGCCGTTGGGGTGGGCTATGCCTTTGTTTTGTACCAATCGAAAAGTCCGTGGAGCAAAAGAGCAAATCAAGTATTGTTTGGGTTGCGGGCAGGATTGGTGACGCTTCTTTGCTTTTTGTTGATTGGCCCCATCTTAAAACTCATCACCAATCAAGTTGAAAAACCTTCGTATGTTTTCTTGATTGATAATTCTAAATCCATTTCAGAAATACTAGACTCCACCCGGTTAATAAAAATAAAATCGGATTTAGAACAAGCGGCCGATGCATTGAAACAACAAGGCTTCGAGGTGAAGTGGAAAAGTTTAAGCAATCAATCAGAGAGTTTTTTGTTCAATCAATCGCAATCTGATTTAACATCTGCTTTGCGCGAAACGCTGGCCGACTATGAAGGAAAGAATCTATCGGGCATCACCTTGGTTTCAGATGGGCTTTATAACTCGGGCACTTCACCTTTATACACACCCCTGTCCGTGGCCGTCAATACGGTTGGCATTGGCGATACTACCGCGCGAGCTGATTTGATTCTGAAGAATGTGGAGTACAATAAAATTGCTTATCAAGGAAATAAATTTCCGATTCGTGCCGAAGTTTTAATCCAAAACCTACCCAATCAAAATATTTCAATCCGAATTCTAAAAAATGGAAAAGTAATAGAGCAACAGACCAAAAATTCCGAAACAAAAACCGTACTCGCCATTGATTTTCTATTAGAAGCTTCGGAAAAAGGAATGCAGCGATTAGAGGTGGTGGTCGATGCCCTCTCAACAGAATCCAATCTTAAAAACAATCGTGTCAGCATTTTTGTAGAGGTGGCGGAAGGGAAAAAGAAAGTGCTGCTGGTAGCTCCCTCGCCTCATCCGGATATCAAAGCGATCCGAGCGGTGGTCGACAAAAATTCAAACTATGAATTTATTTTGCACATACCGGGCGTGGCCGAAGCCGAAGCAGCCATGCTAAAACCCACGGCTGTTGAGCTTGCCATTTTTTACCAAGCAGTTGATGTGTTTGGCAAGACCACCTCCCTCCTACAACAATTTTTAAAAAGCAAAACCTCTGTTTGGATAATATTGGGCAACCAATCGAACCTGCGGCAGCTGAGCGCGAATACGGTGCCATTGGCTTTTGATAACTTGGGTCAGACCGATGAAGTAACTCCCATTATCAATCAATCCTTTCGCGACTTTAGCTTTCAAGAAAACAGCAATGGAATTTTTGCTCGTTATCCGCCAGCCGAAGTGCCGTTTGGTAAATTTTCCTTCCCCTCCACTGCCAACATACTGCTGTACCAGCGCATTGGCAGCGTGGCTACCGACCGACCATTGTTGTTTACCTGGATAGATGAAAACCGAAAACTGGCCGCCTTGGTAGGAGAAGGCATTTGGAAATGGCGGCTGCACGAATTTAGTACCACCGAAAAAACAGAAATGTTTGACGATGTGTTTTTGAAACTGATTCAGTACCTCAGCACACAAGAGGACAAGCGCAAATTCAGATGCTTTCCTGTTCAAAATGAATTTTTAGAGTCTCAATCGGTAACACTAGAAAGTCAGGTGTACAATGATTTGTACGAAACCATCTACGGAAACAAAATCGAAATCGAATTAAAAGACGAAACCGGAAACACTACTCGTTATGATTACGTAACCAGTCCGGGGGGAGTGCGCTACCAAATTGGGGGATTGAAAGAAGGTGTGTATCAATACAAAGCCTCTACCCAAATCAACAATCAACGCGAAGAAGTGCGTGGACAATTTTTGGTCACGGCCGCTACTCTTGAAGAACAAAACCTAACAGCCGATTTTGGTTTACTGCGAAAACTGTCTCAAGCCAACGAAGGTAAATTCTACCAAGCTAACAACCTTGCTGCCCTTAACAATGACTTTCAAAAACTGGAAGCCAAAAGCCTCATCCACTCCGATGAGTCATTCAACCCACTCATCAACCTCAAATGGTTTTTCTTTTTACTGTTGTTGGTAGTGAGCGGAGAGTGGTTTTTGAGGAAGTATTGGGGTGGGTATTGA
- a CDS encoding mucoidy inhibitor MuiA family protein: protein MKAIFTSLLAITIAMAYAQEQNQSVSSKIRQATVFLEGAQVTRNATVNLRAGVTILTFKNLSPRILEQSIQAEASQGVKILSVAFNVDYLEKQQKPGRISNLEIEKKRLAILLRQELSQEEVYKEEEIILKTNKSIGGTSKGVEVEQLKIAMDYFRQRLLEIKSKLFEIDKNIRKINEDIAKIDSQLRELSSSKEEESGEIAVKVSSKADVQSNFSLKYLVKNAKWFPSYDIRAKNIESPVSITYKANVSQQSGEDWDNVDLIISSANPLMAGEKPSLKTWVLGFNNGYSNSIRIRGIASVGVNSSSSYVQGRVISDEDGVGLPGVNVVVKGTTIGTVTDAGGNYHLSLPPEAFSLVVSFIGMKTEEIPINGRNAIDVHLSSDATQLNEIVVTGYGVSQKRELTGSISTVTNDDGFRTYTPRVPKTIAATTIVKQTNFEFTITEPFSIKSDGEVRATDMVEYGLDALYEYSCVPKIDLDAFLIAKVTGWDEYNFLAGEANLFFEGKFIGKSVLDTRNSSDTLRISLGRDSNVSVKREKLKNLSSRQLIGSSQKSSFTYEITVRNKKTQPVLILIEDQLPIPNTKDIDVDKIEDSNAEHNEETGLLKWKKVIQPGKTEAIKLQYTIRYPKSSNMILE, encoded by the coding sequence ATGAAAGCAATCTTTACTTCATTATTGGCTATTACAATTGCTATGGCCTACGCTCAAGAGCAGAATCAAAGTGTATCTTCTAAAATTAGACAAGCCACGGTTTTCCTAGAAGGCGCACAAGTAACAAGAAATGCCACCGTAAACCTGAGGGCAGGTGTCACGATCCTCACCTTCAAAAACTTATCACCTCGGATATTGGAACAAAGCATTCAGGCGGAAGCCTCGCAAGGTGTAAAAATATTATCTGTTGCTTTTAATGTCGATTACCTTGAAAAACAACAAAAGCCGGGCAGGATATCAAATCTTGAAATCGAGAAAAAGCGGTTAGCCATTTTGCTCAGACAGGAGTTATCGCAAGAAGAAGTCTATAAGGAAGAAGAGATCATTTTAAAAACCAATAAGTCAATTGGCGGCACTTCAAAAGGCGTGGAGGTTGAGCAACTTAAAATCGCCATGGACTACTTTCGTCAGCGGCTATTGGAAATCAAGTCCAAGCTTTTTGAAATCGATAAAAACATCAGAAAAATAAATGAAGACATTGCCAAGATTGATAGCCAACTAAGGGAATTAAGTTCATCGAAAGAAGAGGAAAGTGGGGAAATAGCTGTGAAGGTTTCATCTAAAGCGGATGTTCAATCGAACTTTTCCTTAAAATATTTGGTAAAAAATGCGAAGTGGTTTCCATCGTATGACATTCGCGCAAAGAATATAGAGTCGCCCGTCAGCATTACTTACAAAGCCAATGTATCACAACAATCGGGTGAGGATTGGGACAATGTTGACTTGATCATCTCTTCGGCAAATCCGCTCATGGCGGGAGAGAAGCCGTCATTGAAAACATGGGTATTAGGATTCAATAATGGCTATAGCAATTCCATTCGAATCAGAGGCATAGCGTCTGTAGGAGTAAACTCAAGTAGCTCTTATGTGCAAGGTCGAGTGATAAGCGATGAAGATGGAGTTGGATTGCCGGGTGTTAATGTGGTTGTAAAAGGAACCACCATTGGCACGGTGACAGATGCGGGAGGAAACTATCACTTGTCGCTGCCTCCTGAAGCTTTTTCGTTAGTGGTTTCCTTTATCGGGATGAAAACCGAAGAAATTCCAATCAACGGAAGAAATGCAATCGATGTTCATCTATCTTCGGATGCAACTCAGTTGAATGAAATAGTTGTAACGGGTTATGGGGTTTCGCAAAAAAGAGAATTAACAGGTTCTATTAGTACCGTTACCAACGATGATGGATTTAGAACCTACACTCCGCGTGTGCCCAAAACAATTGCGGCTACCACTATTGTAAAGCAAACCAATTTTGAATTTACCATTACCGAGCCTTTTTCAATTAAATCAGACGGAGAAGTGCGTGCTACGGATATGGTTGAATATGGACTGGATGCGCTGTACGAATATTCTTGCGTTCCAAAAATTGATTTGGATGCTTTTCTAATTGCAAAAGTGACAGGGTGGGATGAATACAATTTTCTGGCAGGCGAAGCGAACTTATTTTTTGAAGGTAAATTCATTGGAAAATCGGTTTTGGATACACGCAACTCAAGCGACACGCTTCGTATTTCATTGGGCAGAGATTCAAATGTGTCGGTGAAGCGCGAGAAGTTAAAGAACCTCTCGTCAAGGCAATTGATTGGAAGCAGTCAAAAATCTTCGTTTACCTACGAGATTACAGTGCGTAATAAAAAAACGCAACCTGTCTTGATTTTGATCGAAGATCAGTTGCCTATTCCCAACACAAAAGATATTGATGTAGATAAGATAGAGGACTCCAACGCAGAGCACAACGAAGAAACGGGTTTATTGAAATGGAAAAAGGTAATTCAGCCCGGCAAGACAGAAGCCATCAAACTTCAGTATACGATCCGCTATCCCAAGTCGTCAAACATGATTTTGGAGTAA
- a CDS encoding replication-associated recombination protein A: MRPAKLTDLVGQSHLVGTNGIIRKAIETSNVPSMILWGPPGVGKTTIANIIANEVKRPFHILSAVSAGVKDVREIIEKAKYTTRAILFIDEIHRFNKSQQDALLGAVEKGTITLIGATTENPSFEVNSALLSRCQVYVLKPLTNDELIQLAQHAILQDNDLKNRSIEIRERQALINISGGDARKLLNLIDLIAEATVGDVVITDELVMNVAQKHIAIYDKSGEQHYDIISAFIKSIRGSDPNAAVYYLARMIEGGEDVKFIARRMVILASEDIGNANPTALVMATSAFQAVNVIGYPEARIILSQCATYLASSPKSNASYVAIDNALKAVNDLGDLPVPLSVRNSPTNLMKDLGYGKDYQYAHSFENNFVNMEFLPEQIKGTTFYNPGNNPRENELRNYLKNLWKEKYGY; encoded by the coding sequence ATGCGCCCTGCTAAGTTAACCGACTTAGTTGGGCAGAGCCATTTGGTAGGAACCAACGGCATCATCCGCAAAGCCATTGAAACGAGCAACGTGCCTTCCATGATTTTGTGGGGACCGCCTGGAGTGGGCAAAACCACCATCGCCAATATTATTGCCAATGAAGTAAAGCGACCTTTTCATATTTTAAGTGCTGTGAGCGCGGGCGTGAAAGATGTTCGGGAGATTATTGAAAAAGCAAAATATACCACTCGTGCAATTTTATTTATCGATGAAATTCACCGTTTCAATAAATCACAGCAAGACGCACTGCTTGGTGCGGTGGAAAAAGGAACGATTACCTTGATTGGCGCCACCACCGAAAACCCTTCCTTTGAAGTCAACTCCGCTTTGCTTTCGCGATGTCAAGTGTATGTGCTCAAGCCGCTTACCAATGATGAACTCATTCAACTAGCACAACACGCCATTCTGCAAGACAATGATTTGAAAAATCGCTCCATTGAAATAAGAGAACGGCAGGCCCTGATTAATATTTCAGGGGGCGATGCGCGCAAACTTCTCAACTTAATTGATTTGATTGCCGAAGCGACTGTTGGTGATGTGGTCATTACCGATGAGTTGGTGATGAACGTAGCACAAAAACACATTGCCATCTATGACAAAAGTGGTGAGCAACATTACGATATCATTTCCGCCTTTATCAAATCCATCCGCGGCAGCGACCCCAATGCAGCGGTTTATTATTTGGCCCGAATGATTGAAGGGGGTGAAGATGTCAAATTCATTGCCCGCAGAATGGTGATATTGGCCAGCGAAGACATTGGTAACGCCAACCCAACGGCATTGGTGATGGCCACCAGTGCTTTTCAAGCCGTCAATGTAATTGGGTATCCCGAAGCAAGGATTATACTTTCGCAGTGCGCAACGTACTTGGCGAGTTCGCCCAAAAGCAACGCCAGCTACGTAGCGATTGATAATGCTTTAAAAGCGGTAAACGATTTAGGTGATTTGCCTGTTCCGTTATCTGTGCGTAACTCGCCCACCAATCTGATGAAAGACTTGGGTTATGGAAAGGATTATCAATATGCCCACAGTTTTGAAAATAACTTTGTGAATATGGAATTTCTACCCGAACAGATTAAAGGCACTACGTTTTACAACCCCGGTAATAATCCGCGCGAAAATGAGTTACGGAACTATTTGAAGAATTTGTGGAAGGAGAAGTATGGATACTAA
- a CDS encoding superoxide dismutase: MKTTRRKFVKDALKVTAVGAVVSSINPKELFALTPVQFAQVKLPYAYNALEPSIDAMTMEIHYSKHHAAYVKNVSEAIGADKITFETEKDFFANVSKLSAKARNNGGGVYNHNFFWNAMKPNGGGAPTGKVADAINGAFGSFDKFKEQFTDAAMKRFGSGWAWLVNDGGKLKIGSTPNQDNPLMDLSELKGAPVLALDVWEHAYYLKYQNKRNEYVANWWNVVNWDEVAKGV, encoded by the coding sequence ATGAAAACCACTAGGAGAAAGTTTGTAAAAGACGCGTTGAAGGTAACAGCCGTAGGTGCTGTTGTTAGCTCGATTAATCCAAAGGAGCTATTCGCATTAACGCCTGTTCAGTTTGCACAAGTGAAGTTGCCGTATGCCTACAACGCACTCGAGCCCTCCATTGATGCCATGACCATGGAGATTCATTACAGCAAGCACCACGCTGCGTATGTAAAAAATGTGAGCGAAGCCATTGGTGCCGACAAAATTACTTTTGAAACTGAAAAAGATTTTTTTGCGAACGTTTCCAAGCTATCGGCTAAGGCACGCAACAATGGTGGTGGGGTTTACAACCACAACTTTTTTTGGAATGCGATGAAACCAAATGGAGGAGGAGCACCCACTGGCAAAGTGGCCGATGCCATCAATGGCGCGTTTGGCTCGTTTGATAAATTTAAAGAGCAGTTTACGGATGCCGCCATGAAACGCTTTGGTTCGGGCTGGGCTTGGTTGGTAAACGATGGTGGAAAATTAAAAATTGGTTCTACACCCAATCAAGACAATCCGTTGATGGATTTAAGCGAACTAAAAGGTGCGCCTGTTTTAGCTTTGGATGTGTGGGAGCATGCCTATTATTTGAAATACCAAAACAAGCGCAACGAGTATGTGGCCAATTGGTGGAATGTGGTGAATTGGGATGAGGTGGCGAAGGGAGTGTAA
- a CDS encoding aminotransferase class I/II-fold pyridoxal phosphate-dependent enzyme: MTIDLRSDTVTKPTPAMKEAMFTAEVGDDVFGEDPMVNKLEEKCAALLGMDAAVYCPSGTMTNQIGINVLTQPYDEVICYKGAHIYKYEGGGLMGNSQVSVKLLNGDRGRISVEEIAANINNDDQHYPRTAVVALENTVVREAGSFYSLKDIEKISAFARSKNLQMHLDGARLFNALVATRENAVDYGKYFDTISICLSKGLGAPVGSVLVCKKEFAKKARRMRKVFGGAWRQAGFLAAAGIYALDHHVGRLKEDHARAKKLGECLQQQSYIKSVMPVDTNIVIFELVAAVTPTLFLEKIGNHNIKALAFSATEIRLVTHLDFDDTMLQKTITALNQLRFS; encoded by the coding sequence ATGACAATCGACCTTCGAAGCGACACCGTAACCAAACCAACTCCTGCCATGAAAGAGGCCATGTTCACAGCCGAGGTAGGCGATGATGTTTTTGGTGAAGACCCCATGGTAAATAAACTGGAAGAAAAGTGCGCAGCCCTATTAGGCATGGATGCAGCCGTGTACTGCCCCAGCGGCACCATGACCAACCAAATTGGCATCAACGTGCTCACACAGCCCTACGATGAAGTGATTTGCTACAAAGGCGCACACATTTACAAATATGAAGGAGGTGGACTGATGGGCAACAGTCAGGTAAGTGTAAAATTATTGAATGGCGATAGAGGAAGAATATCAGTTGAGGAAATTGCGGCCAATATCAATAACGATGACCAGCATTATCCTCGCACAGCGGTGGTAGCTTTGGAAAACACAGTGGTGCGTGAAGCGGGAAGTTTTTATTCATTGAAAGACATTGAAAAAATAAGTGCCTTTGCTCGCAGCAAAAATTTACAAATGCACTTGGATGGAGCAAGGTTGTTCAATGCGTTAGTAGCCACAAGAGAAAATGCGGTTGACTACGGAAAATATTTTGACACGATTTCAATTTGTTTATCGAAAGGATTAGGTGCTCCTGTGGGTTCAGTATTGGTTTGCAAAAAGGAGTTTGCAAAAAAAGCGCGAAGAATGCGCAAGGTTTTTGGTGGAGCTTGGCGGCAAGCTGGATTTTTAGCTGCTGCTGGAATTTATGCCCTAGACCATCATGTTGGTCGATTGAAAGAAGACCACGCACGAGCAAAAAAATTAGGCGAGTGCTTGCAGCAACAATCGTATATAAAATCAGTAATGCCAGTAGACACCAATATTGTGATTTTCGAACTGGTAGCCGCTGTAACACCAACTTTGTTCTTAGAAAAAATAGGAAATCATAATATAAAGGCACTCGCCTTTAGCGCTACTGAAATCAGGTTGGTGACACATTTGGATTTTGATGATACTATGCTGCAAAAGACAATCACTGCATTAAATCAACTTCGTTTTTCATGA